The following are from one region of the Candidatus Peregrinibacteria bacterium genome:
- a CDS encoding AIR carboxylase family protein yields MKKVILILGSESDKEFAAKIEAKLTENHVEFETHVASAHKSPKKVLEILEKYESEKIVYITVAGRSNALSGFCAGNSTHPVIACPPFRDKMDMMVNVQSTLQMPSNVPVMTVLDPENAAIAAARILQLGDKK; encoded by the coding sequence ATGAAGAAAGTCATCCTCATTCTTGGTTCCGAGTCTGATAAAGAATTTGCAGCGAAAATCGAAGCAAAACTTACAGAAAATCATGTTGAATTTGAAACCCATGTCGCTTCAGCTCACAAGTCTCCCAAAAAAGTTCTCGAAATTCTCGAGAAATACGAGTCGGAGAAAATCGTATATATTACTGTTGCCGGAAGATCGAATGCACTTTCCGGATTCTGCGCAGGAAATTCAACGCATCCGGTAATTGCATGTCCTCCTTTTCGAGATAAGATGGACATGATGGTAAATGTACAATCAACACTTCAAATGCCTTCAAATGTACCAGTAATGACCGTTCTTGATCCTGAAAACGCAGCAATCGCAGCGGCAAGAATTTTACAACTTGGAGACAAGAAGTAG
- a CDS encoding LOG family protein, producing MKFRIGVMGSAQGPAMSKHSNEEKARALGRAIAEKRCILVNGSCPGLPDDAAEGAKKAGGFVLGISPAFSLKEHIKSYKSPIEHYDIILYTGMGLMERDIVNIRSSDAIVIIGGGIGTLNEFTVAFDEGKPLGILTETDGIADHIPEVVKLCHRKLNDRVIFDNNPRRLVARILDILRKDSGPILEDERIISNLTFEDDNTTSNVTITKSAKSTSHTDSL from the coding sequence ATGAAATTCCGTATCGGTGTCATGGGATCGGCTCAAGGTCCGGCGATGAGCAAACACTCAAATGAAGAGAAAGCAAGAGCTCTGGGAAGAGCTATTGCTGAAAAGCGCTGTATTTTGGTGAATGGCTCCTGCCCAGGACTTCCAGATGACGCAGCGGAGGGCGCAAAAAAGGCAGGTGGATTTGTCCTGGGAATTTCCCCAGCATTTTCGCTGAAGGAACATATTAAAAGTTACAAATCTCCAATTGAACACTATGATATTATTCTCTATACGGGAATGGGGCTTATGGAGCGAGATATTGTCAATATTCGCTCTTCTGATGCCATTGTGATTATCGGTGGCGGGATCGGCACTCTGAATGAATTTACCGTGGCATTTGACGAAGGAAAACCACTCGGAATTCTCACCGAAACTGATGGAATTGCGGATCACATTCCAGAAGTAGTAAAGCTTTGTCATCGAAAGCTCAATGATCGTGTTATTTTTGATAATAACCCGAGAAGACTCGTTGCGCGAATTCTTGACATTCTCAGAAAAGACTCCGGTCCAATTCTTGAAGATGAACGTATTATTTCGAATCTCACTTTTGAAGACGACAACACGACATCAAATGTGACTATTACGAAGAGCGCAAAGTCTACTTCTCATACTGATTCGCTTTAG